Proteins encoded within one genomic window of Besnoitia besnoiti strain Bb-Ger1 chromosome II, whole genome shotgun sequence:
- a CDS encoding hypothetical protein (encoded by transcript BESB_035680) yields MQPSPSATRPQACASQAPPVCGELVRRLRSSLHANEKQAAEAQELRDVEAAHAGGEQQAAEARKAQRKGGAWRISFFAEPGEGEKKAEAGRRREAETRRGAPLSPRPVWALRQPRRLALLSGLALLCCLAVFRRLVFLSPDAGAGELEGEPLAASLETSSPPPAAVSRRLAGLNGGGKSSQCKGGTYWDTREASCLPCPAGTFSFYGSVGVQRCMDCPFGSYSAAGAAVCTVCGANMTTASTGSVSAEACFCESGFKPETSKTGDMACVACEPLFEFCYRTSPTDTGGWWAWEMVCSDTPPQAQGGASGNSAARHPRRLTSRYALHALPPHRPAAPSPFSLLRADTPDSLPLALPPSFTVPAALPPSNSSFVPPLPFAASGAADALGPESPFPALDSAHASTPWLRRLAAAAADGAAEEDEPAGAMLRGFARGSHAALLTTLEGSRAGVEHPFCETLRANNTAGFSYRLKCLKDGVCTGDVAKPCTEGNTGVLCNTCANGYTLALLRPDAKGCRACSAGLIIFFLLPMLGLCVFAGFVVWLARGNDANAFNRNVVICRALVSHFQFLTLLKYRGSWGTNALAQAWGGLVLYLPVENLIECIAALNGWLGTTFTRVLVGLFWPVVNVCLALAIAAVLRKLHLKKLREEIAQAVRDDAYLSPAFNLGAGPAAMRTAEDRWAPVRARAAERQRQKAGGVATGREGARGAGTTALRGEKRFGKSTHAEARERAKKEGLPRAAMAAREVQEKRAQQLAAKQKAKKKKNAKRRDGFQRGGGQIRAREEEEDAEKAKDGQQDEEEESLSSASSSSPFASSMAASAAIAPQKTFTSAARHGAAPPARVAAQQEDDEGVQTETGSEYASALSQSPEMRPAPGFAVPPLEEEEEEEDQEGEEEPAADAPKMPTPQAPNLRDADFYEFWKWFVAVFFVLHYCCLVTIGKLLFAGMFCIMDDAIPKVSYSFLVADFSVPCGAAGSWWICGAAGLLLWVVILPCAHFFCLYKKLRDDIWLTDQYSLLCAWTVYGYRSGYRLMHGVKLMTMVSIMVVTSVPVNHAVLPRAYDAPGGIIFPFSSFKIITSSQVIIAINIIIFYLIILFLFRPAEPTKFAVTHHIGTFSCIAVLAFFISMYYTNIAPGARLTFAVNVTGLVLQFVFFALAFVALLVESGTVKKLRGKAPFIDSALAQASNKIKKGGHYRPLKSEEEERGMQERWEAMRMARAAAEAERDQQARHARLGLGDAATQGAGAHTVERAAVLRLTSKADQIALLDAVTACKSIPRALAAFQRLTFLPDFPTIQKSDALAALDKFGFAIEELETGLKLFLKHRTAMTRFFSRFTVSNLEEAFYCGWELGVLRYPELDDVKLQLVATKQAADRALEKARREDIRQMGQKSMGVYREDVHLWKALKLETCRITLQCLLLDLSDYHFHIPRELPRRRFLATGTDQDMQELAARHVAEQEPAAATVDAEERLDVRALLRLRSGEEGGSDGHGGFYRAGVKLHEFAEAEPKPLRHKRLLEHTYALFRDFTLLFPNALPCIDGETGAQVQTLKADAAKETREAASPAEPVDPYRTTKLFQLNVLGHDISADDGRDVLFRGHFRSVAGPSGALTGLDVSGDARSVIVLDPPVTLHSRCSIECWVSLPLPAPPASPTDSGVYRALCADSDGDIVCALRQGLSRRARAWARHPDDSEFDNANVAGEKSRDARLSRELHFGLYLFPEHENGEDEDDDNGSDAAADAAEAAEAAEAATDAEGARGGEKENGFFEVTYSSHSEKGSAKLQRALEAPGWHHLLISRCESGTGYYWDGACVGFVSSLALPFAGFLDIEAIGNTREGGHAFGAFADFTVFSVYMDDEQVKQRYTYLVNAHRDGAAARAGPPPPPPPTAGLQL; encoded by the exons ATGCAGCCGTCTCCAAGCGCCACCCGGCCACAGGCGTGCGCCTCTcaggcgcctcctgtctGCGGGGAGTTGGTCAGACGCCTGCGGTCTTCGCTGCATGCCAATGAGAAACAAGCAgctgaggcgcaggagctgcgcgacgtcgaggcggcgcatgcaggaggagagcagcaggccgcggaggctcgCAAGGCACAGCGGAAGGGTGGAGCCTGGAGGATTTCTTTCTTTGCTGAGcccggagagggagagaaaaaggcagaagcaggaagaagaagggaagcagagactcgtcgcggcgccccgcTCTCACCGCGGCCGGTCTGGGcgctgcgacagccgcggcggcttgcGCTTctcagcggcctcgctcttctctgtTGCCTTGCTgttttccgccgcctcgtcttcctctctcccgacgcaggcgcaggagagcTTGAAGGCgagcctctcgccgcctctctaGAGACATCTTCGCCACCGCCTGCGGCGGTTTCGCGCCGGCTGGCGGGTCTGAATGGAGGCGGAAAGAGCTCGCAATGCAAAGGAGGCACCTACTGGGATACC cgcgaggcctcgTGCCTCCCCTGTCCCGCAGGCACTTTCTCGTTTTACGGCTCCGTCGGCGTTCAACGCTGCATGGATTGCCCTTTCGGCTCGTACAGCGCCGCCGGTGCTGCGGTGTGCACAGTGTGCGGAGCCAACATGA cgacggcgagcaccGGCTCGGTctcggcggaggcctgcTTCTGCGAGTCAG GCTTCAAGCCGGAGACGTCCAAGACAGGCGACATGGCGTGCGTCGCTTGCGAACCGCTTTTCGAGTTCTGCTACCGAACCTCGCCGACCGACACCGGCGGCTGGTGGGCGTGGGAGATGGTGTGCTCggacacgccgccgcaggcgcagggcggcgcttCAGGAAACTCTGCCGCTCGACACCCGCGGCGTCTCACCTCGCGCTACGCTCTACACGCCCTTCCGCCGCaccgccctgcggcgccctcgcccttctctctcttgcgcgcGGACACGCCAGACTCCttgccgctcgcgctccccCCTTCGTTTACTgtccctgcggcgctgcctccaTCGAACTCCTCCTTCGTGCCTCCCTTGCCCTTCGCTGCGTCAGGGGCGGCAGATGCCTTGGGGCCTGAATCTCCTTTCCCGGCGTTGGACTCAGCGCACGCCTCGACGCCgtggctgcgtcgcctggcggctgccgccgcggacggcgccgcagaggaggatgAGCCCGCGGGAGCGATGCTGcgaggcttcgcgcgcggctcgcatgcggcgctgctgACCACGCTGGAGGGGAGTCGCGCAGGCGTGGAGCACCCGTTCTGCGAGACGCTTCGCGCCAACAACACGGCGGGCTTCAGTTACCGCCTGAAATGCCTGAAGGACGGCGTGTGTACGGGCGACGTCGCGAAGCCCTGCACAGAAGGCAACACAGGCGTTCTCTGCAACACG TGCGCCAACGGCTacacgctcgcgctgctgcgaccTGACGCGAAGGGATGTCGGGCGTGCTCCGCGGGCTTGATTatttttttccttcttccaATGCTGGGGCTCTGCGTGTTTGCGGGCTTCGTCGtctggctcgcgcgcggcaacGACGCCAACGCGTTCAACCGAAACGTGGTGATTTGCAGGGCGCTCGTCTCGCACTTCCAGTTCCTCACTCTGCTCAA GTATCGAGGTTCCTGGGGAACGAACGCGTTAGCGCAGGCTTGGGGTGGCTTGGTGCTTTACCTGCCAGTGGAGAACCTTATTGAATGCATCGCGGCG CTGAACGGCTGGCTGGGCACGACGTTCACGCGCGTGCTCGTGGGCCTTTTTTGGCCTGTGGTCAacgtctgcctcgcgctggcTATCGCCGCAGTTCTGCGGAAACTGCACCTGAAGAAGTTGAGGGAGGAGATCGCGCAGGCcgtccgcgacgacgcgtaCCTCTCGCCGGCCTTCAACCTTGGAGCCGGAC cggcggcgatgcGGACTGCCGAAGACCGGTGGGCGCcggtgcgggcgcgcgcggcggagaggcaacGGCAGAAGGCGGGCGGGGTGGCGAcagggcgagagggcgcgcggggagCGGGCACTactgcgctgcgcggcgagaagcggtTCGGGAAGtcgacgcacgcagaggcgcgcgagcgcgcgaagaaggaggggCTGCCGCGAGCCGCAATGGCTGCGCGGGAAGTgcaggagaagcgcgcgcagcagctcgcggccAAGCAGAAAgccaagaagaaaaagaatgccaagcgcagagacggcttccagcggggcggcggacagatccgcgcccgcgaagaagaggaggatgccgagaaggcgaaggacggccagcaagacgaagaagaggagtcGCTCTCGtcagcctcgtcgtcgtcgcccttcgcctcctcgatggcggcctccgccgccatcgcgccgcagaagaccttcacctcggcggcgcgccacggcgcggcgcctcccgctcgtgtcgccgcgcagcaggaggacgacgagggcgtgCAGACGGAGACGGGCTCGGAATACGCCTCGGCGCTCTCTCAGTCGCCGGAGATGAGGCCTGCGCCGGGGTTCGCGGTGCCGCCcctggaggaagaagaggaggaagaggatcaggaaggcgaggaggaaccggcggcagacgccccGAAAATGCCcacgccgcaggccccgaatctgcgcgacgcggactTTTACGAGTTCTGGAAGTGGTTCGTGgcggtcttcttcgtcctccacTACTGCTGCCTCGTTACGATCGGCAA GTTGCTGTTTGCGGGCATGTTTTGCATCATGGACGATGCGATTCCGAAGGTGTCCTAcagcttcctcgtcgcggaCTTCAGCgtcccctgcggcgcggcgggctcttGGTGGAtttgcggcgccgccggcctgctGCTGTGGGTCGTCATTCTCCCTTGCGCCcacttcttctgcctctacAAAAAACTCCGCGACGACATCTGGCTAACTGACCA GTATTCGCTGCTGTGCGCGTGGACGGTATACGGCTACCGCTCGGGATACCGCCTGATGCATGGAGTGAAGCTGATGACAATGGTATCGATCATGGTGGTTACGTCTGTGCCCGTTAACCACGCCGTGCTTCCTCGGGCCTATGACGCTCCCGGCGGCATTATCTTTCCCTTTTCTTCCTTCAAAATCATCACGTCGTCGCAGGTCATCATTGCCATCAACATCATCATCTTCTACCTCATCATCCTTTTTCT ATTCCGCCCAGCTGAGCCGACGAAGTTCGCCGTGACGCACCACATCGGAAC CTTCTCATGCATCGCtgttctcgccttcttcatctCGATGTACTACACCAACATTGCGCCTGGTGCGCGGCTCACCTTT GCTGTGAACGTCACGGGTTTGGTTCTCCagttcgtcttcttcgcacTCGCGTTCGTTGCCCTCCTCGTTGAAAGCGG GACGGTGAAAAAATTGCGCGGCAAGGCGCCCTTTATCGAcagcgcgctcgcgcaggcgtcaAACAAAATCAAAAAGGGAGGGCACTACCGCCCCCtgaaaagcgaagaagaagagagaggcatgCAGGAGCGATGGGAAGCCATGCG catggcgcgcgcggccgcggaggctgagCGCGACCAGCAGGCGCGACACGCTCGCTTGGgtctcggcgacgcggcgactcAGGGTGCGGGCGCGCATACTgtcgagcgcgcggccgtgCTGCGCCTGACATCCAAGGCAGATCAAATCGCGCTGCTGGATGCGGTGACGGCCTGCAAGAGTATACCGCGG GCCCTGGCTGCGTTCCAGCGCCTGACGTTCCTCCCCGACTTCCCGACGATTcagaagagcgacgcgctcgcggcccttGACAAATTCGGCTTTGCTATCGAAGAG CTGGAGACTGGTCTGAAGCTCTTTTTGAAGCACCGCACGGCGATgacgcgttttttctcgcggtTCACCGTCTCGAACCTTGAAGAGGCCTTCTACTGCGGCTGGGAGCTGGGCGTGCTGCGCTACCCCGAGCTCGACGACGTGAAGCTGCAGCTGGTCGCCACCAAGCAGGCCGCCGACCGGGCActcgagaaggcgcgacgagagGACATCCGGCAAATGGGTCAGAAGAGCATGGGCGTCTACCGCGAGGACGTGCACCTCTGGAAAGCCCTCAAATTG GAGACTTGCCGCATCACGCTGCAGTGTCTGCTGCTCGACTTGTCTGACTACCATTTTCACATACCGCGCGAActtccccgccgccgcttcctcgccacCGGAACCGATCAGGACATGcaggagctcgcggcgcggcacgTCGCTGAACAGgagccggcggctgcgacggtCGACGCGGAAGAGC GGCTGGacgtccgcgcgctgctgcgcctccggagcggcgaagaagggggGAGCGACGGACACGGCGGGTTTTACCGCGCGGGCGTCAAGCTTCACGAgttcgcggaggcggagccgaAACCGCTGCGCCACAAGCGTCTGCTGGAGCACACTTACGCGCTCTTTCGCGACTTCACGCTTTTGTTCCCCAACGCACTGCCCTGTATCGACggcgagacgggcgcgcaAGTTCAAACGCTCAAGGCggacgccgcgaaggagacgcgcgaggccgcgtccCCGGCGGAGCCCGTGGACCCGTACCGCACCACCAAGCTCTTCCAGCTCAACGTCCTTGGCCACGACATTTccgcagacgacggccgcgacgTGCTTTTCAGAG GCCACTTCCGGTCGGTGGCAGGCCCATCGGGGGCGCTCACGGGCTTGGATGTgtcgggcgacgcgcgctcgGTGATTGTTTTGGATCCGCCGGTCACGCTGCACTCGCGGTGCTCCATCGAGTGCTGGGTTTCCTTGCCGCTgccggctccgccggcgtcgccgaccGACTCGGGCGTTTACCGAGCGCTTTGTGcggacagcgacggcgacatCGTatgcgcgctgcggcagggGCTCagccgccgggcgcgcgcgtgggcgAGGCACCCCGACGACAGCGAATTCGACAACGCGAACGTCGCGGGGGAGAagtcgcgcgacgcgcgcctgagTCGCGAGCTGCACTTTGGCCTCTATCTCTTCCCCGAGCATGAGAATggggaagacgaagacgacgaca acggaagcgacgccgcggcagacgcggcggaggcggcggaggcggcggaggcggcgacggacgctgaaggcgcgcgaggaggcgagaaggagaacggCTTCTTCGAGGTGACGTACTCGAGTCATTCTGAGAAAGGCAGCgcgaagctgcagcgcgcgctggaggcgccgggCTGGCATCACCTTCTGATTTCGCGGTGCGAGTCGGGCACAGGGTACTACTGGGACGGTGCGTGCGTGGGgtttgtctcttctctggcgCTGCCCTTCGCCGGCTTCCTCGACATCGAGGCGATTGGCAAcacgcgcgaaggcggccacgccttcggcgccttcgcggactTCACTGTGTTCTCTGTCTACATGGACGACGAGCAAGTCAAGCAGCGCTACACGTACCTCGTCAACGCccaccgcgacggcgccgcggcccgcgccggtcctcccccgcccccgccgccgacggcaggGCTCCAGCT
- a CDS encoding DJ-1 family protein (encoded by transcript BESB_035690) — protein MSPLSFVVFLCPLLLCSVTTHARSSVPRAFSSFLKPQTFSFLDSNSPRLSRRFLSAQKPPPRLFASSNKMTVKVLVPIAQGSEEIEAVCIIDVLRRAGAEVTVASVEATADPVEMSRGVFIKPDVQIAAVEGESFDCIAVPGGMPGAGRCRDSAVLTSMLKKQKEQGKWIAAICASPAVVLHSHGLLQGEKAVAYPCFMDKFPADMRGEGRVCVSNKTVTSVGPSSAIEFSVKLIEVLFDAAKAKKVAGDMLC, from the exons ATGTCTCCTCTGTCATTCGTCGTTTTCCTCTGTCCTCTCCTTCTGTGCTCTGTCACAACTCACGCTCGATCCAGCGTGCCGCGGGCTTTCTCCTCGTTTTTAAAGCCGCAGACATTTTCTTTTCTCGATTCCAACTCCCCTCGTCTGTCAAGACGATTTCTGTCCGCGCAGAAGCCTCCGCCACGGTTGTTTGCGTCCTCCAACAAAATGACAGTCAAAGTGCTCGTTCCGATC gcgcagggctCTGAGGAGATCGAGGCTGTCTGCATCATCGACGTGCTTCGTCGCGCCG gcgcggaggtGACCGTCGCgagcgtggaggcgacggccgacCCCGTGGAGATGTCGCGCGGCGTGTTCATCAAGCCCGATGTGCAAATCGCCGCGGTGGAGGGCGAGAGCTTTGACTGCATCGCTGTCCCCGGAGGAATGCCTGGCGccgggcgctgccgcgacaGCGCCGTCCTGACCAGCATGCtcaagaagcagaaggagcaAGGGAAGTGGATCGCCGCcatctgcgcctcgcccgccgtcgtcctccacTCCCACGGCCTCCTTCAGGGCGAGAAAGCCGTCGCTTACCCCTGCTTCATGGACAAGTTCCCCGCAGAcatgcgcggcgaaggacgcgTGTGCGTCAGCAACAAGACTG TTACATCTGTCGGGCCTTCCTCTGCCATTGAGTTCTCCGTGAAGCTTATCGAGGTGCTTTtcgacgccgcgaaggccaAGAAGGTTGCCGGCGACATGCTCTGCTAA
- a CDS encoding phosphoadenosine phosphosulfate reductase family protein (encoded by transcript BESB_035700): MTRSHIPSHTNGSAFGLSLSPVVSPAPSSPTSTAAVAVAMAAAAAVASMSPSSEASHFPPGAPDHSGGLSPSPSRASLSPESSFSAAASGPSPLFPLLSPSRACLSTSPFTVASGGPSSLTSLDCAGAASPAPSEATCGRPSGGDSATLSRSSASASWSVAFFSRAPPPLGASRARPAAACESSGAPVSGEETRAESRFASEAPRSEEELPTKNTSGGGAEAEGRAAEAEGDPRRTRRCAMHRKEEADADASPAHEAESSLVSPPRPGGDLPPWRRLRAGTGRGGRRLWSRRAFAESVALLRRIEAAIVEGNREACAPADGLPAPPASSSADAPKRWEEANTQNSAAQRQLLDGAQTTEEVGGVTQRLGASPSSEGLVAPASMGRLLDRGLQLLVDVFRLFGPRSVVLSFNGGKDAVAALHLYRAALAKHLLSAGEANAFPQQGRLAAHQADDQGRGSGAAPGAGVDAAEGERQSRERETAAAPAAAEASERVPGDAFTELERPKAIYFHGNDEEFEEVAAFVETTAQDFELDICVYRCGLAEGMDDFVTRFSDCRPLAFVLGTREGDPNAADLLPLQASSSWLPAFLRVHPLVGFHYGHIWRFIRCFALPYCELYDRGYTSIGTKKNTRPNPHLFCRDTGRYAPAYLLERWEDERAGRDNVKKYRVARSACLSAPGTGCPPGFRFNASHPSAPAGAGDGAAASASLVRFPSALTHGALNTPRLRQRR, translated from the exons aTGACACGCAGCCACATCCCCAGCCACACGAACGGCTCAGCCTTCGGCCTGAGTCTCTCTCCAGTcgtctcgcccgcgccctcctccccgACCTCGACGGCTGCGGTCGCTGTGGCGatggcagctgcggccgccgtcgcgtctaTGTCTCCATCGTCTGAGGCTTCGCACTTTCCCCCGGGCGCGCCGGACCACTCCGGtggcctctcgccgtcgcccagcAGGGCGTCCCTGTCTCCTGAGTCTTCGTTTTCAGCCGCTGCGAGTGGTCCCTCACCGCTGTTTCCGCTActctctccgtctcgcgcctgctTGAGCACCTCCCCCTTCACTGTCGCGTCGGGCGGGCCCTCGTCCCTGACTTCTCTCGattgcgccggcgccgcttcgccagcgcccTCCGAGGCCACCTGCGGCCGCCCGTCTGGCGGGGACTCTGCGACGCTTTCGCGcagctcggcgtctgcgtcctggtctgtcgccttcttcagccgtgcaccgccgccgcttggtgcttcgcgcgcgcgccccgcTGCCGCGTGTGAGTCCTCAGGTGCTCCGGTCTCCGGAGAGGAGACCCGTGCAGAGAGTCGCTTCgccagcgaagcgccgcgtaGCGAAGAAGAACTGCCTACAAAAAACACctcggggggcggcgccgaggcagagggacgagcagctgaagcggAGGGCGACCCTCGGCGCACTCGGCGTTGCGCAATGCATCGCAAGGAGGAGGCAGATGCGGACGCGTCCCCCGCGCACGAAGCAGAGTCCAGCCTGgtctcgccgcctcgaccGGGTGGCGACCTgccgccgtggcgccgcctccgtgcAGGGACtgggagaggcgggcgccggctgTGGAGCCGGCGCGCATTCGCGGAAAGCGTGGCGCTTCTCCGCAGAATCGAAGCAGCCATCGTCGAAGGCAACcgcgaggcgtgcgcgccggccgACGGCCTTCCCGCccctcccgcctcctcttcagccGATGCCCCTAAACGCTGGGAAGAGGCCAACACGCAGAACAGCGCCGcccagcggcagctgctggacgGCGCGCAAACGACAGAAGAAGTCGGAGGGGTAACTCAGAGACTGGGCGCGAGCCCCTCGAGCGAGGGCCTGGTAGCTCCTGCGAGTATGGGGAGACTGCTGGACAGGGGCCTCCAGCTTCTCGTCGACGTCTTCAG acTGTTCGGCCCCCGCTCGGTTGTCCTCTCGTTCAACGGCGGGAaagacgccgtcgccgccctgcacCTGTACCGCGCGGCTCTAGCGAAGCaccttctctctgctggaGAAGCGAACGCATTTCCGCAGCAGggacgcctcgccgcccaccAGGCCGACGACCAGGGACGCGGCTCAGGGGCGGCCCCGGGGGCGGGTGtagacgctgcagagggcgaacGCCaaagccgagagagagagacagcagcggcgcccgcagcggcggaggccagcgagCGGGTGCCTGGCGATGCCTTCACGGAGCTGGAGAGGCCGAAGGCGATCTACTTCCACGGCAACGACGAGGAGTTCGAAGAGGTCGCGGCCTTCGtggagacgacggcgcaggaCTTCGAACTCGATATTTG TGTGTACCGATGCGGCCTCGCGGAAGGCATGGACGACTTCGTCACGCGCTTCTCGGACTGTCGCCCGCTCGCGTTTGTTCTGG gcaCTCGGGAAGGAGATCCGAACGCGGCGGATCTGCtcccgctgcaggcgtcgagCTCGTGGCTGCCGGCCTTTCTCCGCGTGCATCCGCTAGTCGGCTTCCATTACGGCCACATCTGGCGTTTCATTCGCTGCTTCGCTCTGCCCTACTGCGAGCTCTACGACAGAGGCTACACCAGCATTGGAAC GAAAAAGAATACGAGACCGAATCCGCATCTTTTCTGCCGCGACACAGGCCGGTATGCACCTGCGTATCTTCTGGAAAGGTGGGAAGACGAGCGAGCTGGCAGAGACAACGTCAAA AAGTATCGAGTTGCGCGTagcgcctgtctctcggctCCAGGCACTGGCTGTCCGCCAGGTTTCCGTTTCAACGCGTCGCATCCCAGTGCCCCGGCAggagcgggcgacggcgctgccgcgtctgcgtccctGGTTCGTTTTCCTTCAGCTCTCACGCATGGGGCCTTGAACactccgcggcttcggcaAAGGCGCTAG